Proteins co-encoded in one Lentisphaera araneosa HTCC2155 genomic window:
- a CDS encoding HIT family protein — protein sequence MDNCIYCKISEHREHADIVYQDDTFCAFLHPTPINHGHIILTASAHCTSLTLLEDETYSKLHCLARKIAVAILKTKNYDGFNIQYNHGECAGQDSLHAALHIIPRVGTDGFHLNWRMQKPASEENRKELIEFIKNKIS from the coding sequence ATGGACAACTGCATTTACTGTAAAATATCAGAACATCGAGAACACGCCGACATCGTCTATCAAGACGACACTTTCTGCGCTTTTTTACACCCCACCCCCATCAATCATGGACACATCATCCTCACTGCATCAGCACACTGCACTAGTCTAACTCTCCTAGAGGATGAAACCTACTCTAAACTACACTGCCTAGCACGCAAAATTGCTGTAGCCATTTTAAAGACTAAAAACTATGACGGCTTTAACATCCAGTACAATCATGGAGAGTGCGCAGGACAGGATTCACTCCACGCAGCCCTACACATTATCCCTCGTGTTGGAACTGACGGCTTTCATTTAAATTGGAGAATGCAAAAGCCTGCTAGTGAAGAAAACAGAAAAGAACTTATTGAATTTATTAAAAATAAAATCTCTTAA
- a CDS encoding fused Na/H antiporter/PTS fructose transporter subunit IIA, producing MLNNFLLAADKPAILHGASGELLVSVILIIGMLAGVTAKKLKLPVLTGQIIAGILVGPYMLNLIGHTEEKNLTAVTSFAIGLIALTVGSHLNFQKLHNSFNRNLLIAVGESSCAFIAVFFALEYFNPMDFSEQTRLAAHLLISSLACSTSPATVLHVIKEKNAKGNLVRTLLIVVALDNIICLLVFESVRAVARQKLSGASLLTTALPGLISFFSSIIVGFIVAKCFEYCLKFLEKRQGPSHFRRNSHTLVFTLLVASIMITNGLCDYMAMVTAELPQKLTPLPIMANLVLGLCLTNFAIFKNEMLEQFEVLEQFIFTVFFTLAGMHLDLRTINQQTITSALIYLVAMAGGKMIGATFGAMAGRCTPRTTLNIGSMLLVQAGMTIALLVVIYSEKDFSPLHAKITAMILLVVVFTELVGTILISKTLDRVKETGKKRTRLIDFLDEEHIITGLNAKNKWEALREMSYFLVKTNDIEIDPEELLKRMEEREKEFSTGFGQSIAIPHCTVTDEESHDGKIRGMLAVCTPGVEFESMDDEPVEIIVMLATPESQREAHLEILSVLGRMLSDATIREQILKANCAASIYEIIHSEEAETFNYFLK from the coding sequence ATGTTAAACAACTTTCTTTTGGCAGCTGACAAACCTGCCATCCTCCATGGCGCTTCGGGCGAACTTCTCGTCTCTGTGATTTTAATCATCGGCATGCTCGCAGGTGTGACTGCTAAAAAACTCAAGCTTCCTGTCTTAACCGGACAAATCATTGCGGGCATTTTAGTTGGCCCCTATATGCTGAATCTCATAGGCCACACGGAGGAAAAAAATCTTACCGCAGTGACTAGTTTTGCCATTGGGCTAATCGCCTTAACTGTAGGCAGCCATTTAAATTTCCAAAAGCTTCATAACTCCTTTAATCGAAATTTACTCATTGCTGTCGGTGAATCAAGCTGTGCCTTTATTGCTGTATTTTTTGCTTTGGAATACTTCAACCCCATGGACTTTTCTGAACAAACAAGGCTTGCCGCTCACTTACTCATCTCTTCCCTCGCCTGTAGCACATCTCCAGCGACTGTTCTTCATGTCATCAAAGAGAAAAATGCCAAAGGCAATTTGGTTCGAACTTTACTCATCGTTGTCGCCCTCGACAATATCATCTGCCTACTCGTCTTTGAAAGTGTACGGGCCGTAGCTCGCCAAAAACTTTCCGGAGCCAGCCTTCTCACCACTGCTTTACCAGGCCTTATCAGCTTTTTCAGTTCGATCATTGTCGGCTTTATCGTAGCCAAGTGCTTTGAATACTGCTTAAAATTTCTCGAAAAAAGGCAAGGGCCATCCCATTTTCGCCGTAACTCACACACACTTGTTTTTACCCTCTTAGTTGCTTCAATTATGATCACTAATGGCCTTTGCGATTACATGGCGATGGTGACTGCAGAACTCCCCCAAAAACTCACTCCTTTACCGATCATGGCTAACTTAGTCCTAGGCCTCTGCCTTACAAACTTTGCCATCTTCAAAAATGAAATGTTGGAGCAATTTGAAGTCCTAGAGCAGTTCATCTTTACCGTCTTCTTCACTTTAGCTGGCATGCACCTTGATTTAAGGACTATCAATCAGCAAACTATTACCTCGGCCCTCATCTATCTAGTAGCGATGGCGGGAGGTAAAATGATTGGCGCAACTTTCGGTGCCATGGCGGGACGCTGTACTCCGCGAACAACGCTCAATATTGGTTCAATGCTACTAGTGCAAGCAGGGATGACCATCGCCCTACTCGTTGTCATTTATTCAGAAAAAGATTTCTCTCCACTCCACGCTAAAATCACTGCCATGATTCTCTTGGTCGTCGTTTTTACTGAATTAGTGGGAACGATCCTCATCTCAAAAACTCTTGACCGCGTCAAAGAAACAGGTAAAAAACGGACTCGTCTTATCGACTTTCTCGATGAAGAACACATTATCACGGGTCTTAATGCAAAAAATAAGTGGGAAGCTCTCCGCGAAATGTCCTACTTTCTCGTCAAAACTAATGACATTGAGATTGATCCCGAAGAACTATTAAAACGCATGGAAGAACGAGAAAAAGAATTCTCCACGGGCTTTGGCCAAAGCATTGCGATACCCCACTGCACGGTAACTGACGAAGAGAGTCATGACGGTAAAATACGCGGCATGCTTGCCGTTTGTACTCCTGGGGTAGAATTTGAATCTATGGATGATGAGCCCGTCGAAATTATTGTCATGCTCGCCACACCTGAGTCACAACGTGAAGCTCACCTAGAAATCCTCTCGGTCTTAGGACGCATGCTTAGTGACGCTACGATCCGCGAACAAATCCTCAAAGCTAACTGCGCCGCTTCTATTTACGAAATCATTCACTCTGAAGAAGCCGAAACTTTCAACTACTTCCTAAAATAA
- a CDS encoding Minf_1886 family protein, producing the protein MDPDYSLFLNTLNHDHPEWSIEALAFICRGVDFFNSAAPQQTTDSSAQDLIHSLCLHALNEYGPLALHTLNGLNFHKISDLIQVINLLIERKIITGIERFELENRTLNQSLCTKFPEKSLPEPHLWPKTKKVDNFQFFR; encoded by the coding sequence ATGGATCCTGATTATTCACTTTTTTTAAACACCTTAAATCACGACCATCCCGAATGGTCTATCGAGGCTCTGGCCTTCATTTGTAGAGGGGTAGATTTCTTTAACAGCGCCGCTCCACAGCAAACTACCGATTCATCAGCCCAAGACTTAATCCACTCTCTGTGCCTCCATGCCTTAAATGAATACGGTCCCCTAGCCCTTCATACCCTAAATGGATTGAATTTTCACAAAATTTCAGATTTAATCCAAGTCATCAACCTACTCATCGAAAGAAAAATCATCACCGGCATCGAGCGCTTTGAACTAGAAAACAGAACCCTCAATCAAAGTTTATGTACAAAATTCCCTGAAAAATCGCTCCCTGAGCCCCATTTATGGCCAAAAACAAAAAAAGTAGATAATTTTCAATTTTTTCGCTAA
- a CDS encoding TonB-dependent receptor plug domain-containing protein — protein MKSFRIILSLLALSTWLNAYALDSELSLEDLMNIEVTSISKNEESSFTAASAIYVITEEEIKNKGAQNLAEALRGVPGVQVSRRTNNSWEVSIRGFDNLYSNKLLILIDGRTVYTPIFSGTYWNFTNYPVSDIERIEVIRGPGASIWGSNAVNGVINITSKHTKDTIGGFSKLEYGEDFQQAYLRIGESLNEEKTLNLRAYAQLQKYDTLNPGQQTKNSQQNDDWDHLQGGFRLDYDITSKDALRVSADAYSVDQVTYNAINNNGFYEDSDATGYNLSLDYTKQITSDEKFHSLIYYDFYDFNQDLTTNTYVQSWNFEFDYHFSPIKNHNITVGAGTRIYRSQVKDPSGQLRMYPENETTQNYSFFIQDKITLQPDRWTLTLGSKFEEHDYSGFEYQPTARLAFTPNRKNTLWLAASRAVRTPNRYEHNSNLFFGSAIGNHDVDSETVETYEAGYRVLATEKLSFDFTVFYNDYSDLITSKVEAGNDPIINASTAESYGFEVSSNYLVTTDWQLKLSYSYFDFDLDQQDGTSDFLASENVTAQHQASAYSFYKLTNALQWDVTAYYQDSKNPSLNSTNTPSNSPFIKLDSKVTWTCSPKLEVYLMGQNLWDSSTSETVYYLENPRTFLMGLNYRF, from the coding sequence TTGAAGAGCTTTAGAATCATATTAAGCTTACTAGCTCTAAGTACCTGGCTTAATGCTTATGCATTAGATTCTGAACTTAGCCTAGAAGACTTAATGAATATCGAAGTCACCAGTATTTCCAAAAACGAAGAAAGCTCCTTTACCGCAGCATCTGCCATCTACGTCATTACCGAAGAAGAAATCAAAAATAAAGGCGCCCAAAATTTAGCTGAAGCCTTAAGAGGTGTTCCCGGCGTTCAAGTTTCCCGAAGAACTAATAATTCCTGGGAAGTGAGTATTCGAGGTTTTGACAACCTCTACTCCAACAAACTCCTTATACTCATTGATGGCCGAACAGTCTATACACCTATTTTTTCAGGTACTTACTGGAACTTCACCAATTACCCTGTCTCTGACATTGAGCGAATCGAAGTTATTAGAGGCCCAGGCGCCTCAATCTGGGGTTCAAACGCCGTCAACGGCGTCATCAACATCACTAGCAAGCACACTAAAGATACGATAGGCGGCTTTAGTAAACTAGAATACGGCGAGGATTTTCAACAAGCTTACTTGAGAATAGGCGAGAGTTTAAACGAAGAAAAAACACTGAACCTACGTGCCTACGCTCAACTCCAGAAGTATGATACCTTGAATCCTGGTCAACAGACAAAAAACTCACAACAAAACGATGACTGGGATCACCTACAAGGCGGCTTCCGCTTAGACTACGATATCACAAGTAAAGATGCCCTACGGGTTTCTGCCGACGCCTATTCCGTTGATCAAGTAACATATAATGCCATAAACAATAATGGCTTTTATGAAGACAGTGATGCTACAGGCTATAACCTCAGCTTAGATTACACCAAGCAGATTACCTCCGATGAGAAGTTCCACTCACTAATCTATTACGACTTTTACGATTTCAACCAAGACCTCACAACCAACACCTATGTACAAAGCTGGAATTTTGAATTTGATTATCACTTCAGTCCAATCAAAAATCATAACATAACTGTCGGTGCTGGCACGCGAATCTACCGATCTCAAGTCAAGGATCCCAGTGGCCAACTTCGTATGTACCCAGAGAATGAAACAACTCAAAACTATAGTTTTTTCATTCAAGATAAAATCACTCTTCAACCCGACCGTTGGACACTCACCTTAGGCTCAAAATTTGAAGAACACGATTACAGCGGCTTTGAATACCAACCTACCGCGCGCCTTGCCTTTACTCCAAACCGTAAAAACACTTTGTGGCTCGCCGCTTCGAGAGCGGTTCGAACGCCTAACCGTTATGAGCACAACTCCAATCTTTTCTTTGGCTCCGCAATAGGCAACCATGACGTAGATTCGGAAACAGTAGAAACCTACGAAGCAGGCTACAGAGTTCTTGCCACAGAAAAACTCTCTTTTGATTTTACCGTATTTTATAACGATTACTCAGACTTAATCACTAGCAAAGTCGAAGCAGGCAATGACCCTATCATAAATGCTTCGACAGCTGAAAGCTACGGATTTGAAGTCTCTTCTAATTATTTAGTTACCACTGACTGGCAACTCAAGCTTTCCTATAGTTATTTTGATTTTGACCTTGATCAACAGGATGGCACCTCCGATTTCCTCGCCTCGGAAAATGTCACTGCTCAACACCAAGCGTCTGCCTACTCATTTTACAAACTCACAAATGCCCTTCAATGGGATGTAACTGCCTATTACCAAGACTCAAAAAACCCTAGCTTAAACTCAACCAACACCCCAAGCAACTCACCGTTCATTAAACTAGACAGTAAAGTAACCTGGACCTGTAGCCCAAAACTCGAGGTCTACCTTATGGGTCAAAACCTCTGGGATAGTTCTACATCAGAAACAGTATATTACTTAGAAAACCCACGTACTTTTTTAATGGGTTTAAACTACCGCTTTTAA
- a CDS encoding TonB-dependent receptor plug domain-containing protein codes for MRSLYTLLLIASTSLSISAQDDVEDFDLEALMNIEVTSVSKSEESSFTAASAIYVITEEEIARKGALNLAEALRGTPGVQVSRRTNNTWEVSVRGFDNLYSNKLLVVIDGRSVYSPVFSGTYWEYTNYPVADIAQIEVIRGPGATVWGSNAVNGVISITTKSAKDTKGGLAKLDYGEYNESYYLRYGETLDKDDKLHLRIYGQFQQNNELEPGVNLKNTHEDDRWDYLQGGFRLDYDVTAKDTLTLSSDIYQSDFKQYNALVINNFYEDGDTKGYNFTLNHKRQFNSKEHWSTLFYYDYQNIEQDVTLDSTVHSFNLESDYHFSPWDRHEVTIGAGVRTYRSKLKDGTSQLDFQPSDETIANYTLFVQDKIALQPDRWTLTLGSKFEKNDYTDYEYQPSARVAFTPDRKNTYWAAVSRAVRTPSRYEHGSDIFFGAAVGNNDVDSENVTTYELGHRILVNEKLSFDTTIFYNDYSDLVITETNPGPDIIVNDLNAESYGIEISSNYFVTHDWQLKLSYTYFDADFDYKDGTADTLPVEKAAAKNKASFYSFYSVTEDIKWDVMVYYQDSKNPSYNYDPQDGTPSFIKLDSRLSWSPREDLEVYIIGQNLWDHSTRETLYYAETPRTFYVGLNYKF; via the coding sequence GTGCGTTCGCTATATACATTACTTCTCATTGCAAGCACAAGCCTAAGTATTTCAGCTCAAGATGATGTCGAGGACTTTGACCTCGAAGCTCTGATGAATATTGAAGTGACTTCTGTTTCTAAATCTGAAGAAAGCTCTTTTACTGCAGCGTCAGCCATCTACGTCATCACCGAAGAAGAAATCGCACGAAAAGGTGCACTCAATCTAGCTGAAGCACTAAGGGGCACTCCTGGTGTTCAAGTTTCAAGACGAACTAACAACACTTGGGAAGTCAGCGTTAGAGGCTTCGACAACCTTTACTCAAATAAGCTCCTCGTCGTCATTGATGGCCGAAGTGTATACTCACCTGTTTTCTCTGGCACCTATTGGGAGTACACCAACTACCCAGTAGCTGACATTGCACAAATCGAAGTTATCCGTGGACCAGGCGCAACTGTCTGGGGGTCCAATGCAGTAAATGGCGTCATTAGCATCACAACAAAATCCGCTAAAGACACTAAGGGTGGCTTAGCTAAGCTCGACTATGGTGAATATAACGAATCCTACTACCTACGCTACGGAGAAACACTCGACAAAGATGACAAACTTCATCTGCGCATCTATGGTCAATTCCAACAGAACAACGAACTCGAACCCGGAGTCAATCTTAAAAATACACACGAAGATGATCGCTGGGATTACTTACAAGGCGGGTTTCGCTTAGATTATGACGTCACTGCAAAAGACACCTTAACATTGAGTTCAGATATCTATCAATCCGATTTCAAACAATACAATGCTCTGGTCATAAATAACTTCTATGAAGATGGCGATACAAAAGGTTATAATTTTACACTCAATCATAAACGCCAATTCAACTCCAAAGAGCACTGGAGTACACTTTTTTATTATGATTATCAAAATATCGAACAGGATGTAACCCTTGATTCTACAGTTCATAGTTTTAACTTAGAATCGGATTATCACTTTTCCCCTTGGGATCGGCATGAAGTCACAATTGGTGCAGGAGTTCGTACCTACAGGTCAAAACTCAAAGATGGCACCAGCCAATTAGATTTTCAACCTTCAGATGAAACCATCGCCAACTACACCCTATTCGTTCAAGACAAAATAGCACTACAGCCCGATCGCTGGACCTTAACCTTGGGCTCCAAATTTGAAAAAAATGATTACACTGATTATGAATATCAACCTTCTGCTCGTGTCGCTTTTACTCCAGATCGGAAAAACACTTATTGGGCTGCAGTGAGTCGTGCGGTAAGAACTCCTTCGCGTTATGAACACGGCTCAGACATCTTTTTTGGCGCCGCAGTCGGCAACAACGACGTCGATTCAGAAAATGTCACAACTTACGAATTGGGTCACCGTATCTTAGTCAATGAAAAACTCTCATTCGATACGACAATTTTTTATAATGACTACAGCGACCTCGTCATAACTGAAACAAACCCTGGACCTGACATCATCGTCAACGATCTAAATGCTGAAAGTTACGGCATAGAAATTTCATCAAACTATTTCGTGACTCATGATTGGCAACTCAAACTCTCCTACACTTACTTCGATGCTGATTTTGATTATAAAGACGGCACTGCTGACACCTTACCTGTCGAAAAAGCGGCGGCTAAAAACAAAGCCTCATTCTACTCATTCTATAGTGTTACTGAAGATATAAAATGGGATGTCATGGTTTACTATCAAGACTCAAAAAACCCCAGCTACAACTATGATCCTCAGGATGGTACACCGTCCTTTATCAAACTTGATTCTCGCCTCTCTTGGTCACCTCGCGAAGACCTCGAAGTTTACATCATTGGACAAAATCTCTGGGATCATTCAACGCGTGAAACACTTTACTATGCCGAGACACCACGCACTTTCTATGTAGGTCTGAATTACAAATTCTAA
- the polA gene encoding DNA polymerase I, translating into MSDQSSIFVIDSMAYIFRAFYGIRANMHSKDGLPTNALFGFINSFENIIRDFNPSHVVAVFDAGSETFRNEMYSEYKANRKECPEELKPQFDLVKEYIALRGIPLLIQKGFEADDIIATVAKQATGSHIKTVICSGDKDLMQLVNDDTLICHTHKNNLMIDAEKVVEIMGVRPDQIVDYLSICGDSADNIPGLPGIGPKGAAKLLAEFDNLETILASHDKIKGKKQSETIREKADLATLSKSLVILQDEMTLDKSYEELVPSQPDFDGLADFYERMGFARFLRDLPNIKASYEGNSKPTLKQSLSSGGPVTLRVETFAPRPFQHEILKLNAEFESRLEFDVLAEMSHLGKNSEEIFIALKNAFNKCDLTLASENHTVIPEDLESKRKCTLTWEWLAATWLHDIELGLEQIASNHLPLIQEHLFLNAKFAELLATATVEYNSQRHDYNIVKSIPELKAVLDEITKAKLPVSFDTETTGLDVRSATIVGLGLAIRDHHAWYIPFNSDLDKEEILKEIKPFFADSSLKFFAQNAKFDLQMLHYAGIEVKNIDFDTLVASFICNPSRQFHDLDSLSLHYLNYRKISTESLIGKGKKQISMADLPVERVATYCCEDVDITLRLRNELEAELHRRDLRNLFDEMDIPLIPVLSKMENNGISINLGTLEKISSDFSAELKKCEEQIHALAGHEFNINSPKQVGVVLFEEMGLKAGKKTATGYSTSAEVLENLAAESEIVRAILRHRTLSKLISTYADALPKEVSELDQRIHTRFSQTTAATGRLASTQPNLQNIPTRTAEGKSIRSAFQAPEGHHFISCDYSQIELRIMAELSQDPGLLEAFNNDFDVHTHTASLVFETELSEVTKQQRYAAKAVNFGIMFGQGPYGLAKEIGVSADEAKQFISNYFKRYPDVQKFMAKCVEDARDKGYSETSFGRRRYLPEMLSSNGRIRSGAERISVNSPIQGTAADIIKIAMIKVADELEKRQLKSKMLLQIHDELLFEVPDDELEIMKELIPQIMTDIPQIKVPLKVDCAAAKSWDQCD; encoded by the coding sequence ATGTCCGACCAATCCTCTATTTTCGTCATCGATTCCATGGCCTATATTTTCCGTGCTTTCTACGGCATTCGCGCCAATATGCATTCAAAAGATGGTCTACCCACAAATGCTTTATTTGGATTTATTAACTCCTTCGAAAATATTATTCGCGACTTTAATCCTAGTCATGTGGTTGCCGTATTTGATGCGGGTTCAGAAACTTTTCGTAACGAGATGTACTCCGAATATAAAGCTAACCGCAAAGAGTGTCCTGAAGAACTCAAACCTCAGTTCGATTTAGTGAAAGAATACATTGCCCTTCGCGGTATCCCCTTACTGATCCAAAAAGGTTTCGAGGCCGATGATATTATTGCGACCGTCGCAAAACAAGCCACTGGATCACATATCAAAACGGTTATTTGCTCTGGCGACAAAGACTTAATGCAACTCGTTAATGATGATACCTTGATCTGCCACACTCATAAAAATAACTTGATGATTGACGCTGAAAAAGTGGTGGAAATCATGGGAGTTCGTCCCGACCAGATCGTCGACTACCTCTCCATCTGCGGTGATAGTGCAGATAATATCCCAGGCCTTCCAGGAATTGGCCCAAAGGGCGCGGCTAAACTTCTCGCTGAATTCGACAACCTCGAAACGATTCTTGCGAGCCATGACAAAATCAAAGGTAAAAAGCAATCTGAAACGATTCGTGAAAAAGCTGACTTAGCCACCCTTTCCAAATCACTCGTCATTCTCCAAGATGAAATGACTCTCGACAAAAGCTATGAGGAACTCGTTCCTTCACAACCAGACTTTGATGGCCTTGCTGATTTCTATGAACGCATGGGCTTTGCCCGCTTCCTCCGCGACCTCCCCAACATCAAAGCAAGTTACGAAGGCAATAGCAAACCGACACTTAAACAATCCCTCAGTTCTGGCGGGCCTGTTACATTACGAGTCGAAACTTTTGCACCACGTCCTTTCCAACACGAAATCCTCAAGCTCAATGCTGAGTTTGAAAGCCGCTTAGAGTTTGATGTCTTAGCAGAAATGAGCCACCTTGGCAAAAACTCAGAAGAAATTTTCATCGCCTTAAAAAATGCCTTCAATAAATGTGACCTGACTCTCGCCAGCGAAAACCACACCGTCATTCCTGAAGACCTCGAGAGCAAAAGAAAATGCACATTAACTTGGGAATGGCTTGCAGCCACATGGCTCCATGACATTGAGCTAGGCCTTGAACAAATCGCCTCTAATCACCTACCTCTAATCCAAGAACACCTCTTTTTAAATGCGAAGTTCGCAGAGCTTCTAGCGACAGCAACAGTTGAGTACAACTCGCAGAGACACGACTACAATATCGTTAAATCTATTCCTGAACTCAAAGCCGTTTTAGATGAAATCACTAAAGCAAAACTCCCCGTTTCTTTTGATACCGAAACAACTGGTCTCGATGTACGTAGTGCAACTATTGTCGGCCTCGGCTTAGCCATTCGCGATCACCACGCCTGGTACATCCCTTTCAATAGCGACCTAGACAAAGAAGAGATCCTCAAAGAAATTAAACCTTTCTTTGCTGATAGTAGCCTTAAGTTTTTTGCGCAAAACGCAAAATTTGACCTGCAAATGTTACACTATGCTGGCATTGAAGTCAAAAACATCGATTTCGACACTTTAGTGGCCTCCTTCATCTGCAACCCCTCGCGTCAATTTCACGACCTAGATTCACTCTCCCTCCACTACTTAAACTACCGTAAAATTTCTACGGAGTCACTCATTGGCAAAGGCAAGAAGCAAATTTCCATGGCCGACTTACCCGTTGAAAGAGTCGCTACCTACTGCTGTGAAGATGTAGACATCACCTTACGCCTGAGAAATGAACTCGAAGCTGAACTCCACCGTCGCGACCTACGCAATTTATTTGACGAAATGGATATCCCACTTATTCCCGTTCTTAGTAAAATGGAAAATAATGGTATTTCTATCAACCTCGGAACTCTAGAGAAAATCTCTTCTGACTTCAGTGCTGAACTCAAAAAGTGCGAAGAGCAAATTCACGCTCTCGCTGGCCATGAGTTTAACATCAACTCACCAAAACAAGTGGGCGTTGTACTCTTTGAAGAAATGGGACTGAAAGCTGGTAAAAAAACAGCCACAGGCTACTCAACGAGTGCTGAGGTCTTAGAAAACCTTGCAGCAGAATCTGAAATTGTTCGCGCTATCCTGCGTCATCGTACACTTAGTAAATTAATTTCAACTTATGCTGACGCCCTCCCAAAAGAAGTGAGTGAACTCGACCAACGCATTCACACGCGCTTTTCGCAAACGACTGCTGCCACGGGTCGTCTTGCTTCTACTCAGCCCAACTTGCAGAACATCCCTACTCGTACAGCTGAAGGCAAAAGCATTCGTTCCGCTTTCCAAGCTCCAGAGGGACACCACTTCATTTCTTGTGACTACTCACAAATTGAATTGCGTATCATGGCAGAACTCAGCCAAGACCCAGGCTTACTCGAAGCCTTTAATAATGATTTTGACGTACACACTCACACGGCTTCTCTCGTTTTTGAAACTGAATTAAGTGAAGTCACCAAGCAACAACGCTACGCAGCAAAAGCAGTTAACTTTGGCATTATGTTCGGTCAAGGCCCCTACGGCTTGGCTAAAGAAATTGGCGTAAGTGCCGATGAAGCCAAGCAATTCATTTCAAATTACTTTAAGCGTTATCCTGACGTCCAAAAATTCATGGCAAAATGTGTTGAGGATGCACGTGATAAAGGCTACTCCGAAACTTCTTTTGGTCGTCGTCGCTACTTACCCGAAATGCTCTCGTCAAATGGCCGCATTCGCTCAGGAGCTGAACGCATCTCAGTCAACTCACCGATCCAAGGAACGGCAGCAGATATTATTAAGATCGCCATGATCAAAGTTGCTGACGAATTAGAAAAACGTCAGCTGAAATCAAAAATGCTACTTCAGATCCACGATGAATTACTCTTTGAAGTCCCTGATGATGAGCTAGAAATCATGAAAGAACTCATTCCACAAATCATGACCGATATCCCACAAATCAAAGTTCCTCTAAAAGTCGACTGTGCAGCCGCAAAATCATGGGATCAGTGCGATTAA